The genomic window AACAACCTTGTGCTTGTATTGCCAGCACAAAAACTAAGCCCAAGTAAAACTGTCACTTTTGTACAGATATACAAAATACCAGACCATCAAGTTTATCTCTGAAATGCAAACAGCAGTACACTTAGTTCTTTATTTACTATTCAGCATTTCATTAAATTCTCACACCAGCcaaaagaggtttttttgtttttacatctCCAGATCTGGAATATCTATGCATGATTAAGTAGCAACTGAAAGGAAGGGGTTAATTATAGACATGTTCCTGATTTTCTAGAAACTATCTGCAAAGAGTGAGATCTGAAAAGGTATTAAGCACCAATGTGTTTTGATTTTATGAAATATTAAAAGTTAAGATCttaaggaattttaaaaaattaaaataaaaagcacaagCCCCAAGCATAAATCAGACACTCCTTGACAAAATACGTAAAAGCAGAAGTTTTCTGGAAGTTCAAATGATGGAACAGAAATGCACTGAGTCTTACTCTGCAGAGAAACCCTCACCATGCTCAGGAAATCCTGTGACCTAAGAAATGTTTGAGACAGAAAGTACTGGGAGCacaaaggggaaggaaattTATATGTCCTCATTCTTATCTTAATATTTCCCAAGTAGCTTTTTATGGTCActgaggtttttgtttgtttttccagagTCTTGTCCTGAGGGGTTGGGATAGAGACAGGATACAGGGCTGCATGTGATCCTTAAGAAGAACACAGCTATTTGTTCTATGTTGTGCATACTTTTGTACTTTGATGGCAAAAAAGAACTGTAATTAAGAATATAAGAATTGTACTGATATGTGTTCTTGAGCAATTTAATACCTGAATTTTCTTCCATGTTTGCTTACATAGCTAACATTAagaaatgcagtattttctgAAGGTAGACTCAGTTTTGCACATCAGCATGACAGGCAAATGCACATGGTTAGGGATGTTTTGTCTTATTCAAGAACTTGCCAATAAATCAGAACTGCAATCCTTGAGTTGTTTcgtcagatttttttccctttttttttttctttctcctccaaTTCAGacaggaaataataataattggcAGATTTGGCCACAACCACTTCAGAGATCTACCCTGCTACCTTGAGAACAGACAcacttttcaaaacaaatttaaaacaatttaagTTAGTTTCAGAGGACAAGAGGATGGGAAAATCTCTGCTGATAAGTGGTCAGTATGTCCCAAAATTCTGTGATATTTTAGTACAAAAAACAGCTGAGCAAACATCAACACCACCATTAGTATACAAACATCTTCTGTAATATCAAATATTTTAGATTaataggaatttttttccacatgCAAATTAATTTAGCTTTTAAAATTCACCAATGCATCAGGCAATCAAGAATCACACATTTTAAGGTTCACTTCTTATAAAGTAAATTAATTCTGGTATAAGGAACTTAGTTCTTACATCACCTACAACATGATTCTGTTCTAGCCAACAGAATCATTCATAAATGCTTGGTTAACTACtaaatagaatagaataaatTATAATTCCCAATGTTAACTTCACAAAGTAGTCTCACTTTTCAAAATGGCAGCAAGTTTTCCATTCCTGCTTGGAAACATAATTGCCTGAATTCAAGCATTTGTATAGTGGATACTGTACCGAGGGTAGGTCCAACAAGTGACTGATTCTGGTCCAGGACATAGTGCACTTCCTCTTTCAGGTCAACAATGGCAGCAAATTCCTTAAGATGAGTAGATCTTGATGCTCCTAGTCTCTCTGCATATATCCAAAAGAGATTCGAGTCCAGTAGATAGAGATTCAAGGTTTTGTTGGTCCTGCAGCTCAGACCAGTAATGTTCGTGCTACTAATATTAAGGTCAGGAATAAAAGAATTCCTATCCTCAATATGAGGAATAGAAAATTGAGTGTTATCTTTCTTCCCATGGGAAGAAAATGCTACTTTGGGGGTCTGAAAGATGGTCTTTTCAGAACTAATGAAACTTAAAAAATGCCTGTTTACTGTCCTGCAACAAGCAGTGTAATAGCTAAAGGGACTATAGAAACTTAAGAAATTGCTGCATTCTATGGTATTTGATATTACTTGAAAAAAGGTATGTTCCTGGAGGTAGAAAGAATCCAAAGCTGCTTCTATCTCTAAAAAGTTACAGTGTGGCACATGGACTTTATTTGGCTTGACACCAAGAGTCTGGTTAACACAGAGCTCACAGACATTGTGAGTTCTGGAGATTGAGTGCCACTGTGGAAGCACCACCGTGTTACAGCATGGGTACTTGGCTATGGGAAATGTTTCGGAGAACTTCAGATGTGCATCTGTTACAGAGGAATCAAAAGCTGGTGAATCAGAGTCTCCTAAGTGCTGAAGATCTGGCTCAGCTGCCTGGCTTTTATTACACTTGTGGTATTCCAAGGCCACTTTGGTAATCTATGGGGGGGAACaaaagagagaggggaaaaaaaaaaatcaagattaaCTGTACACAGTTCACCCAAATGCAGTTATCTGTTTAACAACATTATATGCAACTAGAGATGGAATTTCAGAAACACGAAGCTGACTAATCTTTGTTCTTTCAAAAAATTACAGGGGGCTCTCACTTGACAACAAAAAGTTAAATTTTCAGGTATTTCAGCATATAAACATTGAATATAGAGAACAATAAAGtcactttaaaatattattccaTCCACTAATTGTAAGGTCCTCTATGCATCAGATTTACTACAGTGCAATAACACTACATTCTATGGTTAAACCCCACTATATGAAGTGTTAGTGAGTAGAGGTTCCTgaatttccctcattttccaataggaggagaaaataaattaaagcatTCCCACATGGAAAGGGAATAGAGATTTCTTCTGGCATAGGCAGTGCACAGATTTTGTACAATCACTAAGAATGCTGAAGCAATGTTTGTATTCTCCCAACCACAGGCACATAGTTGTAATACTCAAGTGTACTCTGCATAGTAACATattgaaagaagaaagaaaataggaaaaaaacaacctgtCCCTCCATGCAAACATTCCTATGCTACATCACCATTTTGCTTTTCATAACCAAGGGTAAAACAAGCAGAGAAAAGGTATATGTATGGACCATAAAAGGAATTCCCTTTCTTAGTTTCCCTATCTCATTTCTGCCCAGCTCCACAAGCTCCTGTCCTAGGCAGTTCAGACGAAGAGAAAATTGGAAGGTGACTAAGGAGCACACAGGATATAAAAATCAGATTGGCTCTGAGTAGTTTGATTGGGCTGTATTTCAAATAACACTGTCTGGTTTTACACCTCTGGAAAGACAGGAGAGGAGAAACAGAATGGGGCACACAAAACACATAAGTCTTCAGTTCCAGCTGGCAAAGATTTGCATTTCTTACACAGCACCTACCACAAAAAGAAGGAGGTCAAGAAGAGTTAGATGCTTGCTCTAAGCAGCTGTTGAGTGAGACAAAGGCATGCTGTGTGAGATGCAAACCAGTATAAGGGAGTTGTGACAATACGGCTTGAGAAAGTGGTTTTAAACAAAACTGGATACTTGGAATAGTGAAATAAAATGAGGTATCTGTCACAGTCAACTCAGACCCCTGACTACAGCTCTCAAGTTTTAGTAtttttcaagttaaaaaaaacttATTTCACTTACTTCATCTAAAACAGGATGAATTTCTGCTAGGGGATTGTAAGGTATAAATATAAGAAGTGCTGGTCCTTTCTTCAGCTCATTGTTTAGAAGAAGGCTTTTCCCACCATGTGGTCTCAGCCAACGTATGAGCATCTCCCGATTTTCCAGAGCCCACTTGCAAATGTTCTCAGCAGTGAAGTTCATGATGCCTTTTGGATAGATcttgaagggggaaaaaaaaatagttctttGTCCTCACTTGATTTAGTAACAAATGCAGTTCTTCAGTATGGCATGCTTTGTTACTGTAATGACTAGAACTCTTTTTCTAAATGTAATGAGTGTCAGCAAACTTCAGCATTTCATACatccttttcctttggaaaagctTTCCAAATGCTCATCAGATTATAGTAACATCCACAGCAAAAAGGATTCTACCAGGGAAGCTCCTCTCCCTTTCATTGCATCTTTATATTCTCAATAGTACAAATTTTCTTTGTAAGTGGAAGCTGGTATCATCACATATTTTAATTTACAGCATATTAGAACATTTTTCCCACTACTCAGTAACTCATTTTAAATTAGCCTTTTAAGAACCAAACATCATGACTGCATTTAAAACTGGTATTTCTTATTCCTGAATGCAGAGAAAAGAAATCTATAACAAAAAGTGCTCACAGCTTCTAGAATaaattttaatgtattaaagCAAGTTTATCCTAAATAATTTGTATAGACAAAAGTAATTTGACATATTTTATGTTATTTCACCTAAAATATCCCTGTTTTCCCTAGTCTCAATTGAATAAAATACACATCACAATACCTATCCTCACAAGAGTTTTCACTCATGGTGCCAGTGTGGACAGGTAGTGTGTCTATGCCAAATAGTAAATCTGAAAGTTAGTATTTTCAGCCTTAGCTTTTCAAAAAACAGAGCACATGGATTAGGAGTTATTCAAATTACATATTCAAAATATTCAAATTGTTATAAATTCAAATAACTTAATTTGTGTGATTTTTCGAAACAGTATCATGTTATCCCTTTAAGCCAAAATGCAAGTTTTCACTGTTCCTACTATCCCTTCACAAAATCTTTGTCCACATCCTCATTCAAGTAGTCTTCTAATTCTGATCCCTGAGCATCTCTGTACCAAATCAAAGTCCCTACAGCACAGTGTGATACTCACAAGAGATGTGTTGGCATGTCTGTGCAAATACACACTGCCAGAATGCACCAGGGAGATCTCCTCTGCTACCCGCTTATCTGTGACCACTCCAAAGCGTATCGTCCCAAGGTAATCTGAAAGGGCACATTCGCAATCTTTGAATACAATTACACACACTGAACTCCCCTGAAAGGCCTAGAATACCACCCTCAAACCAGAACACACAACATTGCTGTGTAAAGGCACAGAAATCTGTGAATAGCAACTGCCAACACTGGTGATTAAGGCAGAAGAAAGATGGCAAGGACAAACGTGTTCCTCTTCTGCACTCCAGGTACAGAGTCCTGCACATGTATAGAGTCCTGTCTATTTAACCTGAATTGTCCAAATCCCCAATTTGCTTATGAAATATAAAATCTGGTATCATAGATGCACCTTGCAATGGTTTATGGCATCTCAAAAGCCAAGATGATACATGTAAGGGAAAGGCATGAACATTGTTTAAGTGATGTACATTTACTGTACATTAGAGtatatatttataatttataaatatttattctacATTTATAAATATGCACAGATAAAGACAGACTGCTTATCTTTAGGTTGCAAAGAACTAATCCAACATATAAATGCGAAAATCACAGAACAAAATATAGAACAGGCTCTTTATTGCATCAGTGGCACAGTAAAAAATAAGCAGAGTGGTATGAATCTCCTTCATTTGCTGACAGGAAAGAGTATTTACACATGTTAATCTCAACTTTGAGAAAGTTCCATCCAAAATTCGTGACCGAAAAAGGAGGTATTAATCATTACACAGTTTGCATGTGTAAACACAAACAAGAGGTATTGTTTTTTAGATTATCGATGCAAAACAAGAGGGGGAGAAAGCCCTGCTCAGGCTGCCTCGTAGCAGCTCTGTAACTCCACCCAGGACCACATCACTGAATTCAGCTACTGGGTGCTGACACAGTCAAGTTCAGCCCAAAGCCTCTGACACTGAACATGCTGCACAAGACAAAGACTAAATATTACAAAAAACTACTGAAGCATTTAGACATAACTCATTCACAGAGGCCTTCAATTATGAAAATGGAGCTTTTACCTTTCTTTAATGAATGTAATGCTGATGTGAAGAATGTCAAATAACCAGGAGGTTGAGGTGAAGCATTGAactcaaaaaatcccacaactcCAGGCTGAAATAATAAGAATTAGAGTTACTTAAGCTATTTTCAAGTATAAATATATGGGACTACAGTAAAACACAACAGACTCTTAAAAGACAACAATGTTTACTGAAGAACAGTCACTTTATGCtgcaataaaaattttaatattaaaagacAATCAAAATCAGTTCTCATTCAAAGAATGAAGCTGTGATTCAAAAGCTTATGTAAGAGAGGGGCTTTATGGATGCTACATTTCTAATGGTGTTTCCCATGTTGAAGTTCACCAAGAACAATTAATATTTGCTTTGCAACTGTATTTTGAACCAGTTCCAGCACCAAGATAAGAACCATAAGCATCATAAAGACTTCTTTTAGAACTAGAAtatgaaatacaatttttcagagTATAAAGGGCTTAAGCAGTAATACTTTAATTGTTTATGTTGCACATAATTAGTAATTACGTAAGAATTCACACATTTTGTGTGTGAATACCTGAACTGCTAAGACAAGTGATCATCCCATCTTTAAGCTACAGTCACTGTAAATCCTTTCAGTATATCCTGCAAGAGTCAATGAGACCAACTGCATAAATATCTTGAGAACTCCATATCCCACCTGCATACACATAAAGCTCTTCAAATTGCCAGATAGACAATTCAAAATTTAAACAACTCATCCCAGAATAAGCCTATTGATTTTTCCAGGTGAATGACCTCCTATTAAAGTCAGGAAGAGAATCTGGGAGAAGCTGACTtggaacagagaggaaaaaagtctaGACTTTTCTGGTTCCAGTATTTCACTTAAGCtttgattttgtatttttccaaaTATAATCCATTCAAAGTTACTATTAATTGTGTTTTTAACACATCACTCGAGTGGGCTTAATAAACTTTCAGGACAGAGTAAGCGATGGAATTTGGTTATTTTGTGTATTTGTTTCTCACTTCCACTAGTGCATACAGAAGTCATTTGACACACAAAGCAAGAGCACTCCAGGGACTGCTGTGGAACAGAAGATTCCAGACTCACCAGGCACCCATTTGTGTGGCAAATATGTCCTCACATAAGTATTTTCATTCAGTATTTCAGAGGCTGCtttgatgtttggtttttttttttgagttctacatataaaattttaaatttctttttaaaacaagagCATACATTTTACCTGTTATTACTTATATGAATTCAGTTATTCACATCAGCCTTACACACTGACATAATTCAGTACTAATTAGCAATCTGAAGATGTTCACCAATAGCAATATTGCCCATTCCACCTCATGACTTCTCTTTTTAGGCAGGAATTCTCTTACATGGATGAATGCTAAGCATAAACCCCTTGTTCATAACAATTCCTCGGAAGGTACCCCAAGAAAATTATCAATAATAAAAATGAGTTACAAACAATTAGTGAAATTTCTGCGATAGTAATTACcaagaagaaaatacaaatataaataaaatagtagtgaaaaaacacagcaaaataatAGCAGTGttcatttttaaacaacatACAGGTTAGTAATTAATGTTCATCTTTTTCTCTTGGTTCCAAACTAAGACAGTAAAAAGAAACAATCTCTTCTAAAAAACTTTTAAAGCATTCAACTGAACCAAAATAACGAGACAGGTAAGATTATCAAAATTTTAGCTTCCCATTTTCTAGGACCATTTTTGAATACTAATCCTGTACCAACTGAATTTAGGACACCAAACAGTGAATGAAAGAAGAGTCAAAAGTGACAGTAAAATGTGGCAAGAAGCCAGAAGTCAGATGCAGAAATATTTATAATGTTATTTAAAAGGTAATATTCTGATTCAGACTGCCAGTTCTGCTGTACACTAACAGCAGCTTAAGACTTCCAGATTGTGAATAATGTTTCCCAAAGATAATTTTTGGAAAgtgtttttttcaattaaaaaaaattgcagtggGAGAATATATGCAACTATATACTAATATATACTACACTACTATATATACTGGTATTTACTAATGCTCTATGCCTAATCAGTAATCTGGTTAATTAATGTCCTTTTAATGATCAGCCCAGACCAGTTAAAAATTTCACCCTGTTACAGGCTGCAATTATACATGAGGAAAGGGTACAATGAAAGTACAATGAAAGTTTCCCTGTCTGTAAGAATGAAGCTTTTAACAAgactgaacacttccaggtatTGCAGCAACAATTCTTGCTCTGCACAAGTGAGGTTCAAGTCGCACAGAAGAGGTATTGCAATGTAAACAAGGGGTTCTTATTTTGGAGTACAAGTAGGCCAAGAAGAGCTTGACAGCAACAACTCCCACGTTCTTTCATGTAAGACCCTCCAAAACTCAGTAACTGCTGCCTGCAAACAGTTTATGAGGACA from Aphelocoma coerulescens isolate FSJ_1873_10779 chromosome 14, UR_Acoe_1.0, whole genome shotgun sequence includes these protein-coding regions:
- the TXNDC11 gene encoding thioredoxin domain-containing protein 11 isoform X3, whose amino-acid sequence is MQEAEAFLLFSCDTLVPSEPGVVGFFEFNASPQPPGYLTFFTSALHSLKKDYLGTIRFGVVTDKRVAEEISLVHSGSVYLHRHANTSLIYPKGIMNFTAENICKWALENREMLIRWLRPHGGKSLLLNNELKKGPALLIFIPYNPLAEIHPVLDEITKVALEYHKCNKSQAAEPDLQHLGDSDSPAFDSSVTDAHLKFSETFPIAKYPCCNTVVLPQWHSISRTHNVCELCVNQTLGVKPNKVHVPHCNFLEIEAALDSFYLQEHTFFQVISNTIECSNFLSFYSPFSYYTACCRTVNRHFLSFISSEKTIFQTPKVAFSSHGKKDNTQFSIPHIEDRNSFIPDLNISSTNITGLSCRTNKTLNLYLLDSNLFWIYAERLGASRSTHLKEFAAIVDLKEEVHYVLDQNQSLVGPTLENFIKNFSVLYSPLKRHLVDDPSVHFHEQHVVTEVTTNTFHKTVFLSAKNVLLLYYAQWCGFCASLNHIFIQLARLLPPDSFTVARIDVTRNDLPWEFMTDRLPTILFFPHQRKEQSVKFPEDFSVNLPNLLKFILHHSSLSPSEPCTKECLHKESVLQQGHISHLEREIEKLRSEISALHQAHDQLEAQLSEARREEQRLQQQKHTLEKQHKTLQLHSEQLQATYDQKNQELLEMAEKLHELADASENLLKENALLRILVAARGEKLQRKDEIKEPLQSEQTLSEDNDLSLSTATAISEEKRIDNIDTIETEHSSGNRTE